One Cellulosimicrobium protaetiae genomic region harbors:
- the gyrB gene encoding DNA topoisomerase (ATP-hydrolyzing) subunit B — protein MSDPTASAEAAPAAGGGYDASNITVLEGLEAVRKRPGMYIGSTGERGLHHLVYEVVDNSVDEALAGHADTIDVTLLADGGVRVVDNGRGIPVAIHPTEGRPTVEVVMTILHAGGKFGGGGYAVSGGLHGVGISVVNALSSRVVTEVQRDGYAWRQEFADGGKPVGELHRGEATQATGTTQTFWADPTIFETTEYDFETLRARFQQYAFLNKGLRITLTDERPAHLDTGDEVTGEAEDGTPASGDETSSDASSAARTVSYKYDGGLIDYVKHLNGAKKVELVHPDVIDIESEDTERRISVEIAMQWTSAYSESVHTFANTISTTEGGTHEEGFRAAMTSLVNRYARDKGILKEKDDNLTGDDIREGLTAVISVKLGEPQFEGQTKTKLGNTEAKTFVQRVVNERLNDWFDSHPNEARDVLRKAIQASQARLAARKAREATRRKGLLESGGMPGKLRDCQSNRAEECEIFIVEGDSAGGSAVRGRNPQTQAILPIRGKILNVERARLDRALSNQEVQSIITAFGTGIGEDFDLAKLRYHKIVLMADADVDGQHIATLLLTLLFRYMRPLIENGHVYLAQPPLYRLKWSNAPHDYVYSDKERDAFLTSGQAAGKRIPKENGIQRYKGLGEMDYSELWDTTMDPEHRTLNQVTLDDAAAADEIFSVLMGEDVESRRSFIQRNAKDVRFLDI, from the coding sequence ATCTCCGACCCGACGGCGTCCGCGGAGGCGGCACCCGCGGCGGGTGGCGGCTACGACGCGAGCAACATCACCGTCCTCGAGGGCCTCGAGGCGGTCCGCAAGCGTCCGGGCATGTACATCGGCTCGACGGGTGAGCGAGGCCTCCACCACCTTGTGTACGAGGTTGTGGATAACTCTGTGGACGAGGCTCTCGCCGGCCACGCGGACACGATCGACGTGACGCTCCTCGCTGACGGGGGCGTGCGCGTCGTCGACAACGGGCGCGGCATCCCCGTCGCGATCCACCCGACCGAGGGCCGTCCCACGGTCGAGGTCGTCATGACGATCCTGCACGCGGGCGGTAAGTTCGGCGGTGGCGGGTACGCCGTCTCGGGCGGTCTGCACGGTGTCGGCATCTCGGTCGTCAACGCGCTCTCGTCCCGCGTGGTCACCGAGGTCCAGCGTGACGGCTACGCCTGGCGCCAGGAGTTCGCCGACGGCGGCAAGCCCGTGGGCGAGCTGCACCGCGGCGAGGCGACGCAGGCGACAGGCACGACGCAGACGTTCTGGGCCGACCCGACCATCTTCGAGACCACCGAGTACGACTTCGAGACCCTGCGCGCGCGGTTCCAGCAGTACGCGTTCCTCAACAAGGGCCTGCGGATCACGCTGACCGACGAGCGCCCTGCGCACCTCGACACCGGGGACGAGGTCACGGGCGAGGCCGAGGACGGCACGCCCGCGAGCGGAGACGAGACGTCGTCGGACGCCTCGTCCGCTGCGCGCACGGTGAGCTACAAGTACGACGGCGGCCTCATCGACTACGTGAAGCACCTCAACGGCGCCAAGAAGGTCGAGCTCGTCCACCCCGACGTCATCGACATCGAGTCGGAGGACACCGAGAGGCGCATCTCCGTCGAGATCGCGATGCAGTGGACGAGCGCCTACTCGGAGTCCGTCCACACGTTCGCCAACACGATCTCCACGACCGAGGGCGGCACGCACGAGGAGGGCTTCCGCGCGGCGATGACCTCGCTGGTCAACCGCTACGCGCGCGACAAGGGCATCCTCAAGGAGAAGGACGACAACCTCACGGGCGACGACATCCGCGAGGGCCTGACGGCGGTCATCTCCGTCAAGCTGGGCGAGCCGCAGTTCGAGGGGCAGACGAAGACGAAGCTCGGCAACACCGAGGCGAAGACGTTCGTCCAGCGCGTTGTCAACGAGCGTCTCAACGACTGGTTCGACTCGCACCCGAACGAGGCGCGCGACGTCCTGCGCAAGGCGATCCAGGCGTCGCAGGCCCGCCTCGCCGCGCGCAAGGCGCGCGAGGCGACGCGCCGCAAGGGCCTGCTGGAGTCCGGGGGCATGCCCGGCAAGCTGCGGGACTGCCAGTCGAACCGCGCCGAGGAGTGCGAGATCTTCATCGTGGAGGGTGACTCCGCCGGCGGCTCCGCCGTCCGCGGTCGCAACCCGCAGACGCAGGCGATCCTCCCGATCCGCGGCAAGATCCTCAACGTCGAACGCGCGCGCCTCGACCGGGCCCTGTCCAACCAGGAGGTCCAGTCGATCATCACGGCGTTCGGCACGGGCATCGGCGAGGACTTCGACCTCGCGAAGCTCCGGTACCACAAGATCGTCCTCATGGCCGACGCCGACGTCGACGGCCAGCACATCGCGACGCTCCTGCTCACGCTGCTCTTCCGGTACATGCGCCCCCTCATCGAGAACGGGCACGTCTACCTCGCGCAGCCGCCGCTGTACCGGCTCAAGTGGTCCAACGCCCCGCACGACTACGTCTACTCGGACAAGGAGCGCGACGCGTTCCTCACGTCCGGGCAGGCCGCCGGCAAGCGGATCCCCAAGGAGAACGGGATCCAGCGCTACAAGGGTCTGGGCGAGATGGACTACTCGGAGCTGTGGGACACGACCATGGACCCCGAGCACCGCACCCTGAACCAGGTCACCCTGGACGACGCCGCCGCCGCGGACGAGATCTTCTCCGTCCTCATGGGCGAGGACGTCGAGTCTCGCCGCAGCTTCATCCAGCGCAACGCGAAGGACGTGCGGTTCCTTGACATCTGA
- the gyrA gene encoding DNA gyrase subunit A, with amino-acid sequence MAHADGTAVAVHHGRIEQVDLQLEMQRSYLDYAMSVIVGRALPDVRDGLKPVHRRVLYAMYDGGYRPDRSYSKCSRVVGDVMGKFHPHGDSAIYDALVRLVQDWSLRYPLVAGQGNFGSPGNDPAAAPRYTECRMAPLAMEMVRDIDKDTVDFQDNYDGRTQEPAVLPARFPNLLVNGSAGIAVGMATNIPPHNLREVAEGVQWHLDNPDASREELLAALLLRIKGPDFPTGATILGHKGIEEAYRTGRGSITMRAVVNVEEIQGRVCLVVTELPYQVNPDNLAAKIADLVKDGRMQGIADIRDETSGRTGQRLVIVLKRDAVAKVVLNNLYKHTQLQDTFGANMLALVDGVPRTLSLDAFVRHWTTHQLDVVVRRTQYLLREAQKQIHILRGYLKALDALDEVIALIRRSPDVEEARSGLMALLDVDEVQATAILNLQLRRLAALERQKITDEHDELERRILDYEDILAKPERQRAIVGEELAELVGRYGDERRTTILPFDGEVSIEDLIAEEEMVVTITRGGYVKRTRSDNYRAQKRGGKGVRGAQLREDDIVDHFFVTTTHHWLLFFTNLGRVYRAKAYELPEGGRDAKGQHVANLLAFQPGEKIAQVLDLRDYAAAEYLVLATRRGLVKKTRLSEYDSPRSGGLIAINLREDESGTPDELVAALLVDADDDLILVSRKGQSIRFPASDDTMRPLGRATSGVTGMKFRDGDELLSADVVEEGSDLFVVTEGGFAKRTRVDEYRVQGRGGLGIKVANLVEARGDLVGALVTEADDEVLVIMERGKIVRSAVAEVNLTGRNTQGVTFAKPDKGDRIIAVARNVERRLGEDRDTVEGEDGTGTAPGVTDTSSAPTTDPAASSDGASGTEPAPGTTEETR; translated from the coding sequence ATCGCGCACGCGGACGGGACGGCGGTCGCGGTGCACCACGGGCGCATCGAGCAGGTGGACCTGCAGCTCGAGATGCAGCGGTCGTACCTCGACTACGCGATGAGCGTCATCGTCGGGCGCGCGCTGCCCGACGTCCGTGACGGGCTCAAGCCCGTGCACCGCCGCGTGCTGTACGCGATGTACGACGGCGGCTACCGGCCCGACCGTTCGTACTCGAAGTGCTCGCGCGTCGTCGGCGACGTCATGGGCAAGTTCCACCCGCACGGCGACAGCGCGATCTACGACGCGCTCGTGCGCCTCGTGCAGGACTGGTCGTTGCGCTACCCGCTCGTCGCGGGCCAGGGCAACTTCGGCTCGCCCGGCAACGACCCGGCGGCCGCCCCGCGGTACACGGAGTGCCGCATGGCGCCCCTGGCCATGGAGATGGTCCGGGACATCGACAAGGACACGGTCGACTTCCAGGACAACTACGACGGCCGCACGCAGGAGCCGGCCGTGCTGCCCGCGCGGTTCCCGAACCTGCTGGTCAACGGCTCGGCGGGCATCGCCGTCGGCATGGCGACGAACATCCCGCCGCACAACCTGCGCGAGGTCGCCGAGGGCGTGCAGTGGCACCTCGACAACCCCGACGCGAGCCGCGAGGAGCTCCTCGCGGCCCTGCTGCTGCGCATCAAGGGCCCGGACTTCCCGACGGGCGCGACGATCCTCGGCCACAAGGGCATCGAGGAGGCGTACCGGACGGGTCGTGGCTCGATCACGATGCGCGCGGTCGTCAACGTCGAGGAGATCCAGGGCCGCGTGTGCCTGGTCGTCACGGAGCTGCCCTACCAGGTCAACCCGGACAACCTGGCGGCCAAGATCGCGGACCTCGTCAAGGACGGCCGCATGCAGGGCATCGCGGACATCCGTGACGAGACGTCGGGCCGCACGGGCCAGCGCCTCGTGATCGTGCTCAAGCGCGACGCGGTGGCGAAGGTCGTGCTCAACAACCTCTACAAGCACACGCAGCTCCAGGACACGTTCGGCGCCAACATGCTCGCGCTCGTCGACGGCGTCCCCCGCACGCTGAGCCTCGACGCGTTCGTCCGGCACTGGACGACGCACCAGCTCGACGTCGTCGTGCGCCGCACGCAGTACCTGCTGCGCGAGGCGCAGAAGCAGATCCACATCCTGCGTGGCTACCTCAAGGCGCTCGACGCGCTGGACGAGGTCATCGCGCTCATCCGCCGGTCGCCCGACGTCGAGGAGGCACGCTCGGGGCTCATGGCGCTGCTCGACGTGGACGAGGTCCAGGCGACGGCGATCCTCAACCTCCAGCTGCGGCGTCTGGCCGCGCTGGAGCGGCAGAAGATCACGGACGAGCACGACGAGCTCGAGCGTCGGATCCTCGACTACGAGGACATCCTCGCCAAGCCGGAGCGGCAGCGCGCCATCGTGGGCGAGGAGCTCGCGGAGCTCGTCGGACGCTACGGGGACGAGCGACGCACGACGATCCTGCCGTTCGACGGCGAGGTCTCGATCGAGGACCTCATCGCCGAGGAGGAGATGGTCGTCACCATCACGCGCGGCGGCTACGTGAAGCGCACGCGGTCGGACAACTACCGCGCCCAGAAGCGCGGCGGCAAGGGTGTGCGCGGCGCGCAGCTGCGCGAGGACGACATCGTCGACCACTTCTTCGTGACGACGACGCACCACTGGCTGCTGTTCTTCACGAACCTCGGGCGGGTCTACCGCGCCAAGGCGTACGAGCTGCCCGAGGGCGGCCGCGACGCGAAGGGTCAGCACGTCGCGAACCTGCTCGCGTTCCAGCCCGGCGAGAAGATCGCGCAGGTGCTCGACCTGCGCGACTACGCCGCGGCGGAGTACCTGGTGCTGGCGACGCGCCGCGGTCTCGTCAAGAAGACGCGGCTGTCGGAGTACGACTCCCCGCGCTCGGGAGGCCTCATCGCGATCAACCTGCGCGAGGACGAGTCGGGCACGCCCGACGAGCTCGTCGCGGCGCTCCTCGTGGACGCCGACGACGACCTCATCCTCGTGTCGCGCAAGGGGCAGTCGATCCGGTTCCCGGCGAGCGACGACACGATGCGACCGCTGGGCCGCGCGACGTCGGGCGTGACGGGCATGAAGTTCCGCGACGGCGACGAGCTGCTCTCGGCCGACGTGGTCGAGGAGGGATCCGACCTCTTCGTCGTGACCGAGGGCGGGTTCGCGAAGCGCACGCGCGTCGACGAGTACCGGGTCCAGGGGCGCGGCGGACTGGGGATCAAGGTCGCGAACCTGGTGGAGGCTCGTGGAGATCTCGTGGGGGCTCTGGTCACAGAGGCCGACGACGAGGTGCTGGTGATCATGGAACGCGGGAAGATCGTGCGGTCCGCGGTCGCCGAGGTGAACCTCACGGGCCGCAACACGCAGGGGGTGACGTTCGCGAAGCCCGACAAGGGCGACCGCATCATCGCGGTCGCGCGGAACGTCGAGCGTCGCCTCGGAGAGGATCGGGATACCGTGGAGGGCGAGGACGGGACCGGCACGGCCCCTGGCGTCACCGACACGAGCAGTGCACCGACCACCGACCCGGCCGCCTCGTCCGACGGGGCGAGCGGGACCGAGCCGGCCCCCGGAACCACCGAGGAAACCAGATGA